A window of Pecten maximus chromosome 12, xPecMax1.1, whole genome shotgun sequence genomic DNA:
tttttgaaaaaacgAAATTTTGCGTTCTTCatatattcatttcattataataaccattttgaaattaacaaaataagtTAAATGATGGTGATACTTGGGGACATACACGTCcctgtgtgatactgtagtAGAACTGGATTTGTCAATCACTCAAGTACCATGACTGCCAGGTAGGTCTTCTAATACCCCAAAAGCTTATAATAATTCTAACTCTGGTTGTTCCACCATCAAATATTTCTgacatgataaatcatttaTTGTACATATATGATACAAAGTACATTGTTCTAATACTTTATGGTATAAATTGACTTTTGTCATAACCATTTTCTCCAGTTTTAACACCAGATTTTAGACATTTGACTGAccagatatttatttataattaatggAAGGCCAGCTGACATACAACTTGCTTGCTTTCCCGAAGAGGACTTGAGTTCCAGTCGAACAAGAAAAGTTAACTCCTGCCCGCCACTAAGGTTTTTCACTGGATGAAGTTTCCCCCCGTATTTAGACCCCCTTCACAATTAAATCTGTGGCTAaaagacagatatatataaataattgtagagaaaactggtgtACACCAGTCCTCTCTAGAAGACTAAAGAAATGACTCTAAGTCACCTGAACCAGACAATACTCCCCGATTTTTACCACATAATCAAATAAAGCTTGTTTTCATCTTTTATCattcaattatttaaaaattcaaataatgcTTATCTATTTAAATGTCTTAAATGTGGACTTCTGAACAGACAAAACTAGAACATCTAAAAATCATACCTGGATACACAATGAGCTTGCATCCTCTCTTATTGTAGATTTGAGCCATTTCAGCAAATCTGATATCATAGCATATGCCCACTCCGATTTTACAGTATGGTGTATCAAATGTAGTGAACCTGTTACCAGGACTCAACGTTTCAGATTCCTGGAATCTAATTTTACCGGGGATGTCAATATCGAACAAATGCATCTTCCGATGCTTGGCTATCATTGTGCCCTCCGGATTGTATACGGTACAAGTGTTGAATAATTTGTCGCCGTCCCTTTCCGGTATGGATCCTCCTATCAAGAAAACTCCATTATCTTTTGCAGCTTTTGCCAAAACTTGTGTTGAATCTCCTGGGATCTTTTCGGCATATTCCGGAAAATACGAGGTGCCATAAGGAGAATTGAAGCATTCTGGAAGAGCAATAACCTGGGCTCCTTTAGATGCTGCCTCTTTCACCAGTTTTGCAACTTTTACAAGATTGTCAGCTTTAGTTGCAGTGACAGCCAGCTGCACCAGCGCTAAACGGAAAGTAGCCATTGTGAATTCAGAGTAGTCTCCCTTGCAAAAGTGTTTACGGAATCTCTCGTATTTCTTGCTCGCGGTTCATGTATCGTCCGAGAGCTACGAACAAAAGGGGAGGAAGATGGCGGCTGCTACTGGTAGAGTCGATGAAATGGTCAAAGACTATTTGCTGTATCGAGGTTTTACGAGCGCTCACAGGGCATTTGAAGCGgaattgaaaaatgaaaaagagaGAGGTTTAAGGGTAAGTAGCTCACACTTGAATGGGTTGAGTGATACGATGTAAATCGGAAAATCAACGTGAGAACTGCGAAGATAAACATCAGGAAATATTTGCAGCGGAATAGCTAACCAGAAAGTGTTGTGAATGCAAGCACATTCGATGGTTTTGAATCTACTTTGGGAATGGAACGCAAGGAGGTCCATAACAGTAACGTTAAATCTTATTAAAGGCCGTTGactgatatacattgtacatagatAGCAATCATTGTTACTGAATAAGTGAATTGGCCTGATGTAAACAGAAACCAAATTACACTGACCAAACAATAAGACAAAAACAAACGATAACGATGTTTGGCcgaatttattacaaaaaaaaagaagaagaaaaaaaacccagcaaTCATTGATAATGCACGTATACGTATGACAAATTGATAACACACACTTAagcatacagtcaaacctgtattaagcggTCACCCAAGGGACCGACAGAAAATGGCTGCTTAAGACAGGTGGCTGCTAAATCCAGGTTCACCAGAAGCTCACAACAAAAAACCAAAGTTTTCATAAATTTATTGCATCTGAAAAAATCTCCAATTGTTACATATCACATAAAGTTTCTCATGATAGCGTGCAATGTGCAAAGACTTGACAAGTGTGAAGGGTCTGAGTGTGAAGATTTTcgataacaaaaacaaatcatgtgacaaaaaataataaaatctggTCATCTGATTACCTCAGGTGTTTACCTCCGGACACAATGGCTGCTCAATACAGTATGACCACTGGCCGTGTTAGACAGGTGACCGCTTATTTAAGGTTTATTATATAGTATTTTCCATCAGTCGGACCACAGAGAGGCACAGACTGGCCGGATAACAGAGGTGATCGCGCTTATTCAAGGTGACTGTTCAAGCAGGTTTGATTGTACATTCAATAATGCACACTGAACTATCGACCAAAGCTGTAGTAAAACAAATAGATATAAGAACTTCATAGATAAGACGTAAACAATTAAGCAAGCAAATGAAATATCTCTCATAATCAGTCATTTTTACTAACACCACAACGTCATGAATACTGCATCTTCGACAAAACAATGCATTGCACTCATGAACAACTTGATGGAATGTGtctgacaaatctgattggctgaagtTACATCACAGAACACTTGCACCAGCttgaaatataatgttttatcactATCACAGAGAGCAATTTGATATTATTTGCATAAATTTGTGATCCGATGTAGACCAATCAGTATCAGATTATTGCAGATACGAAAACGTGAAatgtaatagataaatatatttctatatatatactgtatacgtagatatataagatgttttatAGAGGTCTTATCTCTTGACGTGTTGAGCCTATGAAATTGTTGAAATAAGATTGCTGACTGTTTCCTGGCTGACACTCTGccaaatgtttctattttttttgGTATCctttaaaaatatgatattggTCGATCAACTAATAttagatatatctttttaaGTCTGTGATCTTATAAAAATAAAGACACCAGAAACCTATGGATTAGGCTGATGCATATGACTCATACAGACTTTATCATCATATTCATGTTCATATTtgcattttagatatatatggcAAACAAGAATTTTCTTGTTTGTAAATTAGACTTGTATTGTGTTTTCTAGTCAGACAAGGTTATTTGCGAAAATCTGTGAATGTTCACATTGTACATATCCACATTGATGAGAAGTAATTGTCAGTCAGTAGAGGTTTACTACAGAGTAGAGACACTTCATTATAATAATGGCCGGTAATAAATGGGCTCGAAACGCCCTCAGAAAGTCCAGACAGTCTCAATTTGTGCGACAGTTAAGTGCCCCCTAAAACTGTCCGGGTATTGGATAtcagtatatattttattgatagcCTTACTTCTGTTACAAATTGTTATTATGAAAAGATATTTGTTTGAATAgttttttttgacaaatttcttATTGTTTGGATTATAGTATAAACAAATTACCAATTTTTTGAAAGGTGGAAACTTGGTCATTTTTTGatactttataaaataattgaaaatctTTTATTAACTTTTGcatattttatgcattttaaTACAGGAATTTATGTCACTTTGGCATAGGACAGACAAGACAATTCTGTCTGGACTGTACAGGTTTTAGATTGTGAGTCTGTTTCTCCCTGGGCTTTACCTCATGGCCCCTTCCTTACATATAAGTCTGTTCCTTTAATGAGATGTTATGTCTTTATTTCCTGAagttaataatgataatataaaagAGCCATTCATCATTTTAATGGATCAATGATTTGCATTCATTTCAGGCTGACAGGCTAGTTGAACAGCTTTATAGCTACATAGTAACCTATGATCTTGCATCATTACGTGAATTTTGGAACAACCTGAATCATCGCCTTTTCTCACGACTGGAGCAGCGATATATGCCAAGCGTTCGTAAACTGGAGGTTGGACTCCTGAAATTCTACATAGTGTATgcatcacaaaataaccatcAGGACAAAGTCAGGGAATTCTTTGAAAAAATGACGCCAGAAATCCAGAATCAGCCAGAATTTAAAGATTGGttttgtaagtaaaatatattggATATCTGTTTTTTATTCATTGAGTTATTTTTCTATTCTTTTTTTGTGATTTGTGTTGCCTCTATGTTAAAATACCAcagtaatattttgatatctgaTGAAAGGCAGGTGTAATATCAGTATTGATGAATGTAGCATGGATGTTTAAAAAAGTgatctaatttttttttagctttcCCGTTCATCAAGTCCCCTGAGGAGAATACAACATTTGTGATGTACTTTACAAAGCACTGGCAGGACACCTACTTCCTATCTCTACACAACTTCCTGAGTGTCATCATTCAGGCCATGCATATCCTTTTCAAGTGACAATTAATTATGAATAATGCTGCTGTTTAAGAATGAACAAATTGGAACTAAACAAGtcatataccaaaatgtttgtctgggcATGTAATCTCTCAAATTTTAACTCATGAATAATTTGCTGTATAACAGTTTCTTCTGTAGAATTACTTTGTGGTTAGATGCATCAATAAACAATTATTAGTTACACAAATAATCAAGAATTagtcacacaaataatcaaacctgaaaaataactaTCCTGTTATCCTCATACGTGTCTATAATACACAATAGGGGCATTTGTTTAACTGGATTTGACTTAAGGCATAAGCACTGaatttgttttgaccttgaaatgcaaatggcaggTGTGAataatataacacaaatatGGCATTTCAATTGATAAAAATGCTCCAATGACTGATCAGACACATCTGATCATCGTAAGAAGGATATTTTCAAGTAAAATAGTTATACCGTAGAGTTTGGGGATTTTTTCAGAAATTTGCACCAATGCCCATGTTTACACATGATATATACTTACTAACAATTGATCAAGTAACTAACATTTATGTATGTTGTACCATAGGAGTGATTAATGGGCTAAAATATCACAGGATTTGTTATTTAGATGACCCTTCAATGAGATTCAAGTTAAGTGTACTTTGTcttaatttgatgaaaataaaatccttttttttttttttttttttatcaagctATACATACAGAATTTCATTTCATGTTGAGTGAATCAGGCTCGCTGGGCCTCCtgtaatttttcttttaaagtgatttatgatatattttaaagaagACAaggaaaatttcagaaaaaaaacaaagagaaaaaaatgatttagtAGACTTCGATAGTCTAGTCAGTGGGCATTTTAAAAGTGTGCAGTATTTAGGGAATTGTGTAATATAAAAGTTTACTTTGCAATAGAAACTTTATACTTAAATCTATTCTCTCAATTCTGTGTAATGATACTCTCTTTTAAAATTTGTGGCATCATTCAGTTTCATGTAGGGAATTATTAAATAGCCTTTCTTATCTTAAGTTTCAAAGCAATTTCCGagttatgaccttgaccttttgaaCCTGCTCCTACCCTTCTAAACTTTGACATTGAGCACAAAAGGATGAAAAACCTACAAGAGGAGAATGAGATGATGAAACAAAGGGTGAGAAGAAACATTAATTACTGTTTGATCATAATAAAACCTATCATCCCTGTGTACTTGTGTAGTAGCGGTAGTCATTCTGTGTTATGGAGAATTAGAAATATTAATGGTGTATGTGTACAGATGTAGCTTCTACAAGAAAATTCAGCTTTGACTAGGTAGGTTGTTGGTGACATGAAAATAgcaacacataatatatatattgtgcaTCAGCTAGAGATTATCATACTTCAGATAACTTGATTTTTCCtaatctatatttttattttcccgccataaaatgggggggggggtctaTAGCATTGCCCTTGTCCATCCTGTCATTGCGTTGTGTCACATCATCATTTCTTAATAGTTTTTGATGGAACTTCATACACAAAACACAGcttatacacaaaatacattaatttttgtGCTTCAGGGTtccaaggtcaaagtcacttcATAGACACCGTCCTGTTCCGATTTAATTTTAACACATCAATCACAACTTCATTCTTTGACAAATTTTCACCAAACTTTATACAATGGTCAAGTATGAGTATACTGTTGACATTTTGGTATTTCAGGATTCCAAGATCAAGgccaaggtcactgttgctaaatatagaaaatcatcAACTGTTTCAATTTTAACACCTAGTAACATCATTCTTTCAAAGagtttcatcaaactttaaACATAGTTCCAGTATGAGTACAAGGTATACTTCGGACATTGTTATGTTTCAGTGttccaaggtcaaggccaaggTCTCACTTGCTCTATATAGAAAAGCATCGGCTGATTCAATTAAAACACTTAGCACCTTCATTCTTTCATGGATTTTGGCCAATACTTATGCAAAGGTCACATGGCAGCCGAGGCATTGctgtcttacagacattttctagttcaACTTTTAAACATACCATTGTACTTATTTTTAACCCCCAATATCCACATCTACTGTCAgtgctatatatacacaaacttgCATCATATATGTACTGAAATCTAGCTTTAATTTCCCAAAGCTACAGGGtatagattttaaaattcaatcaaagatatatgtgtatagtcAAAGTAcaacaaataaattatattcagataatcaaagtttttttttctatgtattcCAGCTTCTTGGATCTAACCACAAACCGGAGACTGAAAGCCAACTAAGAAATCAACCACCAAATGAGCCCATTAGCAGGGGAGCTAACTCTATGGATCTGATCTATGACTTTTCAGCATTGGCAGAGTATGTATGattgtacattgtagttatctGTCATCCGCTGATTTCGGTGtcaatatttgaaatgttttttcaGAAGCCAAGCATTGAAAGGATCAAAAGACTTAAAAGCATACATTTTAGAAGTACCTGGAGCCTTAAAGTATTTATGTCTCTACTTAGTATGATATAAAGTCAGAAGCTAAAGCATTCTCCCATCATTCTCAGATTTGTCTCCCATTTCACTTGTTCAAGATTTTACTGACACCCTctagagtgtgatatctctgtctcCCCCTAGGACAGATCGCTTGTTCGTGCAACAAAACTGTGATGTCACAgcgacaatacaatgatgtcacagagacaatacaatgatgtcatagaggcaatacaatgatgtcacttagataatacaatgacatcacagtgacaatacaatgacatcacagtgacaatacaatgatgtcacagagacaatacaatgatgtcacagagATAATACAATGATGCCATAGACAATACAGACGGTATAATGACATCACAgagacaatacaatgacatcacagtgacaatacaatgacatcacagtgactatacaatgacatcagacagtgacaatacaatgatgtcacagagacaatacaatgatgtcacagagACAATACAATGAGAGACAAAACAGACGGTATAATGTCACAGAggcaatacaatgacatcacagagacaatataatgacatcacagtgacaatacaatgatgtcacagagacaatacaatgatgtcacagagacaatacaatgatgtcgcAGAGATAATACAATGATGCCATAGAGACAATACAGAcagtataatgatgtcacagcaacaatacaatgatgtcacagagacaatacaatgatgtcacagagacaatacaatgacatcacagagacaatataatgacatcacagtgacaatacaatgatgccacggagacaatacaatgacatcacagtgacaatacaatgatgttacagagacaatacaatgatgtcacagagacaatacaatgatgtcacagagACAGTATAATGATGGGAGAAAAATATGTATCCCCTACCTTGAGGAAGTGGCAGAAGAATTTATTTAACCCTCAGTGTAATATTCTTCATTGTCCTACCCTTAGAGGTAGATCCTCGGGTAAGACAACATAGAATATCATCCCATGACttggagatttctctgtcatacCCTTCGTAGGGGAAGATTCTATTGATCATGAATTTAAAACAGTTCCTGCAATATATGAATTATTGCTAAATTTACCACaaaatatatactataattgtttttgtgtgttgttCATTATTACAAAAGTAGTAATATTTTTCAAGACTGGAATGGTAAATAAAATTAACAGTAAGTTTTTCATTACAATTTTCACGacaatataattgatataggCAACCTTCTTATTTCTGTTTTGATGTTCAGAGATTTTTGAAATtgtcaacaacaaacaattgTTATGAATCACCTTACAAACCATCGATTTCCTTATTTTATAGTGAAAGTTTTGaacaagaaaaacaacaaaagacaaCTCGAAGATTTCCTATCAATTTTTCTACACCACCTCTCCTGGGTAAAAAATCAACCAATCGAAGTGGGGGAAACAATAATTCTAAGAAAACTGACCAATCAGCATCCAAGACAGTATCTAAGCCGACTACAAAGGCAAAAGTCTCAAGCAAGCCTGTTAACATTCAGACCAAGCAGTTAAAACCTTCCCAAGTCCAGGTAGGGTTGACCCCTCCACAGGGCCAGTCACGAGGAGGAAATGGGGGCCCTGATCAGATGAAGTATTCAGGAGAACATGGTGACCGCAATGTACAAAGGTCTCCAGCCAAGGCCACCATGGTTGATTCAGAGGAACCCCAGGGGAGTCCAGGCCTGGCAGTAAGTGTACGACAGAAAGCTATTGACCAGCACATGAATGAAAGGGGACAACTCCTGGGTAACCCTGATCTAAAAACTGAGAAGGTAATCAGAATTCATTCTgatgtttgtttattatattgggatgtaaattgtatatttattcaGGGTGATAACTCCAcaatttttcctttttatcaACTTCCGTCATGTTGTAAATTTACTCATGGCTGGCTGGCTGGCTGGCTCCTTTCCTTTCAGAGCCATCAGCATGTGCTTCGGCGACACAAGGGGGTGGCGTGTATCTCCCTCTGATGAGAAAGTTGATGTATTCATCAGGACTGTAGGACAAAAGGGCTCCCTGGAACAGACATAGGGTGCGACAGGGTCCTCTTCAGTCCAGTGTCAAACACCATGCCATGTGTCAGAGACATTCACATTTTGCATAGCCACTTTTACATGTGAAAGAATATCATGTAGTCACAGTTAGCAGCATGCATTGTGATGTACTGCATTCTGTTATAAAATACTTTTAACGTGTGATTTATGCATGATTACAGAGACAAAGTGAGGGAGATATTAGTCCAGTGAAGCGAGGTTTGATGGGGAAATCCACGCCTCCTGTCACCAGAGCCCAATCAGCTGGAACCACAGACACACCCACCGTCACACCCCTTAATACAACTAGATCTGTGAGTGTCGTGGAGACGTCCAAAACCATTGGCTTTCCTAAACAGGTGGAGATGATCCAGTTTCCTTCTGAATCAAAATCACCTCCAACAGGTATAAGAAACTGATCTGATGTCATATCTATGTAAAACATTCACATTTTGGTTGCGCTAATAGAAAAATATGGTAAACTAttgtaaaaaaattattaaagattatttttcggcctcgtaaaaactttgatatggcagccacggcggccttttgtaacatgattgcgcaatcatagttttcctgaacaacacctatttcaaacttcttctcaagttccaacagtTGGATTCAGcactaacttacctgaaatgaccctgagatgatcctgaccaagtgttgttattttttcgggtaggtctgaaatccaagatggccgtcatggccgccatcttgaaaaacacattttaaacttcttctccatttccactggtgccattgaactggaaattggtgaggatgttaaggaagggaagCCAACaaactgttgttatttttccgcctcgtaaaaacttggcagctatggtggccattttgtaacatgaaaGGCagtcatggttttcctgaacaacacctacaggattcagctctaacttacctgaaatgatcctggagatggtccttaccaagtgttgtttattttctgcTCGGTCCAAAATCCACAATGGCTGCCATGGCCATCAGTGCCACCATACTTTAGagggtctttagagtcagatgaccgttaaggcccttgggcctcttgttaataaTGTAgttattattagctcacctggtctgaaaCCCATTTTCAATAAACAGTGAGCCTGGACCCCCAGGGGTATGAAGGTTTGGGTCCAGTAGGggaattattgaaaaaaaattaatatcttTCTTCTGTTTCAGTGGCAGGATTCTGTCTAATTTGGATCTGTACCATACTTgggttaaagaaaataaattttgtaaaaacgGTGGTTCTGGTTCCCctaaggggtggggcccaattaAGGAAATTTGGctaattctttaaaatctttcTTTTATAGGAATGACAGAATTTTGTCTTAATTTAAGGTCTCCATATGAGAGATACGGATGCACTCTGTAGCAATCACTCTATTTTTCTGTCCACCTGTCTTTCTGGGTCATCCTCAAATTAAGTTCACAGCTGTTATCTCTAGCATTTATTTATGAATTTATTTGGTCAATATGTTCAGTtcataaaaatacatattgaggtcaaaaatcaaggtcattaggCCAAAAggtcaaattcaaattttgtatctgttcactgatgaatattttgtttgtcGGAATTAAATCAgaagtcaactgaccaaagatcTAGGTCATTTGGGTCCAAAGAGAAGGGCTTTGCCATAATCACTGagatatccaggtgagcgatacaggctctctgggcctcttgtaattttttttgtacagGTACTGAGCTTGTTTATCACAAATAATCCAGTGAACTAGATCTGTTTGTAACTTTTAGGTGCAGAATCCTGTCCATTTCT
This region includes:
- the LOC117339549 gene encoding WD repeat-containing protein 91-like isoform X1, which codes for MAAATGRVDEMVKDYLLYRGFTSAHRAFEAELKNEKERGLRADRLVEQLYSYIVTYDLASLREFWNNLNHRLFSRLEQRYMPSVRKLEVGLLKFYIVYASQNNHQDKVREFFEKMTPEIQNQPEFKDWFSFPFIKSPEENTTFVMYFTKHWQDTYFLSLHNFLSVIIQAMPAPTLLNFDIEHKRMKNLQEENEMMKQRLLGSNHKPETESQLRNQPPNEPISRGANSMDLIYDFSALADESFEQEKQQKTTRRFPINFSTPPLLGKKSTNRSGGNNNSKKTDQSASKTVSKPTTKAKVSSKPVNIQTKQLKPSQVQVGLTPPQGQSRGGNGGPDQMKYSGEHGDRNVQRSPAKATMVDSEEPQGSPGLAVSVRQKAIDQHMNERGQLLGNPDLKTEKRQSEGDISPVKRGLMGKSTPPVTRAQSAGTTDTPTVTPLNTTRSVSVVETSKTIGFPKQVEMIQFPSESKSPPTGAESCPFLLLSQEEYCEHRAALSYCRFSNTGQYVASVDVDGVVKVWTWSPQPTTAATVMSKSAFLSLDWASKSDRWLLLGNRSGNIRLFDVKEMKSFYEATADASYPRVINLCTSPAGGSFVCSASVNRARSGSSSGEGSPASSISKVGKLTLWDLRTMKVNKQLPIDPGPMAINCCSFNHNGQLLLTGAADGVIRMYDIQQCRCISQWDAHSGEVQSLQFSNDETTCYSMGSDSKFLQWSVHKPGVQQQELPIHPGASLPFLASGLSGGKEIPKGRLFAFDGEGQYILTCDKNKGLIYKVNGGLSKTLDLSGHKSNLTTVDWSPSIDTRVCLTGAMDGKVNIYTLLSQ
- the LOC117339549 gene encoding WD repeat-containing protein 91-like isoform X2 encodes the protein MAAATGRVDEMVKDYLLYRGFTSAHRAFEAELKNEKERGLRADRLVEQLYSYIVTYDLASLREFWNNLNHRLFSRLEQRYMPSVRKLEVGLLKFYIVYASQNNHQDKVREFFEKMTPEIQNQPEFKDWFSFPFIKSPEENTTFVMYFTKHWQDTYFLSLHNFLSVIIQAMPAPTLLNFDIEHKRMKNLQEENEMMKQRLLGSNHKPETESQLRNQPPNEPISRGANSMDLIYDFSALADESFEQEKQQKTTRRFPINFSTPPLLGKKSTNRSGGNNNSKKTDQSASKTVSKPTTKAKVSSKPVNIQTKQLKPSQVQVGLTPPQGQSRGGNGGPDQMKYSGEHGDRNVQRSPAKATMVDSEEPQGSPGLARQSEGDISPVKRGLMGKSTPPVTRAQSAGTTDTPTVTPLNTTRSVSVVETSKTIGFPKQVEMIQFPSESKSPPTGAESCPFLLLSQEEYCEHRAALSYCRFSNTGQYVASVDVDGVVKVWTWSPQPTTAATVMSKSAFLSLDWASKSDRWLLLGNRSGNIRLFDVKEMKSFYEATADASYPRVINLCTSPAGGSFVCSASVNRARSGSSSGEGSPASSISKVGKLTLWDLRTMKVNKQLPIDPGPMAINCCSFNHNGQLLLTGAADGVIRMYDIQQCRCISQWDAHSGEVQSLQFSNDETTCYSMGSDSKFLQWSVHKPGVQQQELPIHPGASLPFLASGLSGGKEIPKGRLFAFDGEGQYILTCDKNKGLIYKVNGGLSKTLDLSGHKSNLTTVDWSPSIDTRVCLTGAMDGKVNIYTLLSQ
- the LOC117339550 gene encoding omega-amidase NIT2-like, whose product is MATFRLALVQLAVTATKADNLVKVAKLVKEAASKGAQVIALPECFNSPYGTSYFPEYAEKIPGDSTQVLAKAAKDNGVFLIGGSIPERDGDKLFNTCTVYNPEGTMIAKHRKMHLFDIDIPGKIRFQESETLSPGNRFTTFDTPYCKIGVGICYDIRFAEMAQIYNKRGCKLIVYPGAFNMTTGPAHWELLQRGRALDNQLYVATVSPARDETASYHAWGHSSLVNPWGSVISTMEHEEGIIYDDVDPSYVDEVRAQIPIGFQKRNNIYKVEEMEETKN